The genomic region CACAAGGGAGCTGAATCATGATGTCGACGGTGTCGTGATCGAACTTGCCGGGAGGGAGCGGGAAGTTCTTGATCACAACCCCGCTCGCCTCTCCGTCGCCAACGATCTCATAGGCCAAACCATTGTTCTCGAGAAACTGGCGATCGGTTGACGGAAGGGCGGCCAGCCCCTCCGTCGTTTCGCAGATGACGGTAATGAAGCGCTCAATACCCTTGCCGGACAGATCGACAAGATCCGTGTCGGCGATAGGACGGTCATGGCCGCCACGAACCTCAAGATAGATCGTGTAGCGCTCGTCGATGCCCGCAAGAGTGCGGAGCGCCTTGCCGCTGATCAGGTTCTTGCCCCAGGACATCTGGCGCTGCTCAATGGTAAAGTTGAAGGAGCGATCCGTCTCGAAGTAGGCGAATGCCTCTGTGCCCTTGCCGCGCAAGTCGAAGGTTTCGTCGAGGCGCACGTCCTCGAATTCGCCATTCAGCAAGATCGCGAAAAGGGAATAGTTCTCCACGTCGCGGATGCCTGCTGCGGCCAGGATCTGGCGCCCGACGGGGATCGGGTCTGCGACGGACGAGTTGTTGAAGTTCACGCCATCCGTGGTGAAGCGGACGCGGTATGCAGTGTTGGCGGTATCGGCCGCACGGTTCTCGATTGTCATAACTCTATTTCTCCATGGGCTTCTGCGGAACTGCATGCCCTACGAAGAGACAATCGGAGCGACCGGAGCGAACCGGTAAGGGGTCCTCAAATTTTTTTTACGAGTGTGCCTGGTGGCAACGGACCGCAGATGAAAAAGGCTGGGCATCGGGGGCAAGTGCGGCTACTGCGATCTGGCGGAAGGTCGCCAGTCATGATCGCCGAGATGACATCGTCAACGGCTACCCGCCGCGCATTGAACTTCTTTGCATCGATCTCGATTGGTGTCGGTTCTTCTTCCGCGAGGTGCACGATCTGGACGAGCGCACCAGGGAACGAATTGCGTGCCCCGAAGAACATCGAGGTTGAAGCTGCGTCCGTAAGGGACGATTTGGTTGCGTGGCCCGTCCGTATGCGCCGAACCAGTTTTCGGCCAGAAGCATCTACAAGTATATCGTCCACGCGAATCTGAACCCTGGCCGCGCCCGAAGCAAGGCTTAGGTCGGGATGCGTGAGCTTTGTCATACCGGCGCGACTGTCGAGGAGTTTCTTGATGAGGGACCGAGCAATCGCTCGATATTCATCTGCGTATCCATTCTCACTGACGGCGGTTTCCTCAAGTGCTGACACAAGACGGCGATCGACCTCTGCCGCGTCGACAAGCTCAGGCGATCTTAAAACCACCCAGTCCACAACCATCTGGACGGCGTCATGCATCTTCATGAAGGTCGTTTCCACCCTCGTCCCGCCTACCCCAAGCAGGTGCGAATAGTAGAAGCGCCGGGGACAGCTGTCATGGGTTCCGAGCCGGGTGTCCTCGATGGTAACCGGACCCTCGAATACAACTTCCACGTGACTCTCATCCTCAGCCACCAATTCCAACGCCGGATCCACGCGACATTGAACCAAGGGTGGGACAATCCTGTCGATGTACTCGGAGTGGCCCCATTTCCGACCACCCTTCTGCATGGTGGGCGTGTAGATCGTCAGGCAGTCTCGTGCTCGCGACATCGCCACATAAAATAAGCATTCCTGCTCATCGAGATGCGCCTGTGTTCGGACTTCCCTGCCAGTTCCGACAAGACCTCGCACCAAGCCGTCGGGCGTTTCGATACCTTGGAACAGATTGGGCGAGCGTGGCAGGCTTCCCGTGTTCACCCCTGGGAAGTGTATTGCCCGGAACTCTAGTCCCTTGGAGCCGTGGATAGTCATCAAACGGACGGCGTTGAGACCCTGAGCTGAGGAAGGGAGTTGTCTTAGGTCACGCTCATCGGCAAGGCGGACCAATCGGCGGATACGGTCGAGCAACCGCCCGATCGGCGATCCTTGGCCCGGAGCTGGGTTTCGAACGAAGTTCATCAGCTGCCATATCGCGATGCCTTTGGCGCGCGCTGAGATGGCGGAGTTCGACGCCAGATCTGCAGCAATTCTAGTGCGGTCGAGTAGCAAGGTAGCCAGCACGTCCCACGGATACGAGTCCGCGCTAAACCCCTCCATCGCGCGGCTCAAGGCGTTGAGCGCGGATCGACCCGCAAGCGTGAGTTCTGGGAATCGGTCAGGGTTTCCCATCCACGCAGGAGCAGGTCGAGTGTCGGCTGCGAGCCGCTGTACGATGTGTGCGGCATCCCCGATGCTCATTTGGAACTGTGGCATCGCCGCGGACCTCACGATGCCCATCGCGCGTCCATCCACCAGTATAGATAGGAGTGATAGCAGGTCCTTGATCTCAGGACGTTCAAAGATGCTGCCCAGATGTAGAACCGGAATGCCCAGGCTTTCGAGCGCGGCGCCGAACTTGGCCAATTTGTCGTTCCCGGTGCAAAGGATTGCTTGGTCCCGATACTCAATGCCTTCCGCTCGGAAAGCCTCGATGGCCTCCGCGACCGCCTCAATCTCGTCCGCTGCAAAATCGACTTGTCGGTGTTCGGGCTTGCGGCCACACGCGCCCCGATAGGCTTCTAGTCCGGAGTCCTTACCTTTGGCGACATTCATCGTCTCAGCGAACCTCGAGAACGTTTTCACGATCTCGTCGGTCGAACGGTAATTGATTGAAAGCCGGCCGTCTTTGGTCCCAGGGAAATCGCTGGCGAAATTGGTCAGGTTGACGGATGAAGCGCCCCTGAAACGGTAGATGGACTGTTTCGCATCGCCGACAGCCCAAAGATGCTGCCCTGACGGCCGAAGCTTCTTGAGCAAGGTGACGCTGCTGCGATTGACGTCTTGGTACTCGTCGACCAAAACGTGAGCATAGCGTTCCGATAGCTCGTTTCGAACATCTTCGTGCTCGGTCAAGAGCTTGACCGGCAATGTGACGAGGTCGCCGAAATCGAGGCGCTGCAGCGCGCCTTTGATTTCCTCATACCGTCGATACACCCGCGCTACTTCGATCTGCTTCTCCGCCGCGATTTTTGCATCATTATCACCTGTTCTTTCCGCGGCTTCGGCCATCGCGATCGCCAGACCTTCGAATTCCGTTGGCGAGGCTAACTCGTCCTTCGCCCGAGATATGGCTGATAAAATCCTGTCGAGATTTTCGGTGGGGTCCCAGAGGTTTTTGTAGTGCTGAAGGCCGAGCTTAGGGGCCTCAACCTCGAGCAGGCCAATAGCATCGGCGCG from Sinorhizobium mexicanum harbors:
- a CDS encoding UvrD-helicase domain-containing protein, with translation MDAIEIGRQRAAEINAELIARGADVSKPYQLAVTAAERAGVEVQRVEKGSPMLNGARAIFDPDLPMIMHEATGSDFEDAFLVAHEVGHVELGDRTRRYEAGEIDTARPSEMPPVGAERVEDYSRRQRREVQMDLFARELLLPRATAKSLHVDGSMTSAQIAERIGAPRSSIIQQLLDALLLPTVVAEERKPTEERALNEKQRSAAEHWGEPYLLEAGPGTGKTQTLVGRIKWLLSKSVDPRSILVLTFSNKAAGELFDRIAAVDAEAAAAMWIGTFHSFGLDLVRRFHDRLGIPDDPKMIDRADAIGLLEVEAPKLGLQHYKNLWDPTENLDRILSAISRAKDELASPTEFEGLAIAMAEAAERTGDNDAKIAAEKQIEVARVYRRYEEIKGALQRLDFGDLVTLPVKLLTEHEDVRNELSERYAHVLVDEYQDVNRSSVTLLKKLRPSGQHLWAVGDAKQSIYRFRGASSVNLTNFASDFPGTKDGRLSINYRSTDEIVKTFSRFAETMNVAKGKDSGLEAYRGACGRKPEHRQVDFAADEIEAVAEAIEAFRAEGIEYRDQAILCTGNDKLAKFGAALESLGIPVLHLGSIFERPEIKDLLSLLSILVDGRAMGIVRSAAMPQFQMSIGDAAHIVQRLAADTRPAPAWMGNPDRFPELTLAGRSALNALSRAMEGFSADSYPWDVLATLLLDRTRIAADLASNSAISARAKGIAIWQLMNFVRNPAPGQGSPIGRLLDRIRRLVRLADERDLRQLPSSAQGLNAVRLMTIHGSKGLEFRAIHFPGVNTGSLPRSPNLFQGIETPDGLVRGLVGTGREVRTQAHLDEQECLFYVAMSRARDCLTIYTPTMQKGGRKWGHSEYIDRIVPPLVQCRVDPALELVAEDESHVEVVFEGPVTIEDTRLGTHDSCPRRFYYSHLLGVGGTRVETTFMKMHDAVQMVVDWVVLRSPELVDAAEVDRRLVSALEETAVSENGYADEYRAIARSLIKKLLDSRAGMTKLTHPDLSLASGAARVQIRVDDILVDASGRKLVRRIRTGHATKSSLTDAASTSMFFGARNSFPGALVQIVHLAEEEPTPIEIDAKKFNARRVAVDDVISAIMTGDLPPDRSSRTCPRCPAFFICGPLPPGTLVKKI
- a CDS encoding multiubiquitin domain-containing protein; translated protein: MTIENRAADTANTAYRVRFTTDGVNFNNSSVADPIPVGRQILAAAGIRDVENYSLFAILLNGEFEDVRLDETFDLRGKGTEAFAYFETDRSFNFTIEQRQMSWGKNLISGKALRTLAGIDERYTIYLEVRGGHDRPIADTDLVDLSGKGIERFITVICETTEGLAALPSTDRQFLENNGLAYEIVGDGEASGVVIKNFPLPPGKFDHDTVDIMIQLPCGYPDASVDMFYTMPWIKLKASGRYANCADVSHQFAGQNWQRWSRHADWRAGIDGIRTMVARAELAFAKAA